One genomic window of Pantanalinema sp. includes the following:
- a CDS encoding sigma-70 family RNA polymerase sigma factor encodes MPHPPFGVRKPVDRREAQWVRKGAKGDRAAQGAIVRAYQDRVYGLLLRLSGDRELSLDLSQETFLRAFSALGGFREGASLGPWLMKIANNLFVDHVRSRRSESLDAAIEDGEWHEPGAEDPAFARVADETDLLAALAQLPVQWRQAVVLRHLDDMPYDAIAEALGVPVGTAKTWLFRGRERLRALLEQRGITP; translated from the coding sequence GTGCCGCACCCCCCGTTCGGCGTGCGAAAGCCCGTCGATCGCCGCGAGGCGCAGTGGGTCCGCAAGGGGGCCAAAGGCGATCGCGCCGCGCAGGGCGCCATCGTCCGGGCCTACCAGGACCGCGTCTACGGGCTGCTGCTGCGCCTGTCGGGCGATCGCGAGCTTTCGCTCGACCTCTCGCAGGAGACCTTCCTCAGGGCCTTCTCGGCCCTGGGGGGCTTCCGCGAGGGGGCGAGTCTCGGGCCGTGGCTCATGAAGATAGCGAACAACCTCTTCGTCGACCACGTGCGGTCTCGCCGGAGCGAGTCGCTGGATGCGGCGATCGAGGACGGGGAGTGGCACGAGCCTGGCGCCGAGGACCCCGCGTTCGCGCGCGTCGCCGACGAGACGGACCTGCTCGCCGCCCTCGCCCAGCTGCCGGTGCAGTGGCGGCAAGCCGTCGTGCTGCGCCACCTGGACGACATGCCATACGATGCGATCGCCGAGGCGCTGGGCGTGCCCGTCGGCACGGCGAAGACCTGGCTATTCAGGGGACGCGAGCGTTTGCGCGCGTTGCTCGAGCAAAGAGGAATCACCCCATGA
- a CDS encoding GTP-binding protein yields MTTIDRPIPVTLVTGFLGAGKTTFLNHLLQDDHGARLAVIINEFDEVGIDRDLVRNASGQLVEMNNGCLCCTVQGDLKGVIEQIVASGKELDGIVIETTGLADPGPIATGLFADPFLCEATRLDAIITLVDAFNAPRLLWQAPESERAQDAALALSQIGYADVILLNKTDLVPAAEREALKARLRGLNRMARIHEVCQSAVPLDQVLGIEAFEFTSRFGAEAAHGDEHHHDPGVGSVSFHFERPFDQVKLNTFFCDLLRHHGNDIYRCKGVVDVAGLDEPLVFQGVATLFATSSGTWREGAPRRTRAVFIGRNLDRARLEAGMIACQA; encoded by the coding sequence ATGACGACGATCGATCGACCTATTCCCGTCACCCTCGTCACCGGCTTTCTCGGCGCGGGCAAGACGACCTTCCTCAACCACCTCCTGCAGGACGACCACGGGGCGCGCCTGGCCGTCATCATCAACGAGTTCGACGAGGTGGGCATCGATCGCGACCTGGTCCGCAACGCGAGCGGTCAGCTCGTCGAGATGAACAACGGCTGCCTCTGCTGCACCGTGCAAGGGGATCTCAAGGGCGTGATCGAGCAGATCGTCGCCTCGGGCAAGGAGCTCGACGGCATCGTCATCGAGACCACGGGCCTCGCGGATCCCGGGCCCATCGCGACGGGCCTGTTTGCCGATCCTTTTTTGTGCGAGGCGACCCGCCTCGATGCCATCATCACCCTGGTCGATGCCTTCAACGCCCCGCGCCTGCTCTGGCAAGCGCCTGAGTCCGAGCGCGCGCAAGACGCGGCGCTCGCCCTATCGCAGATCGGTTACGCGGACGTCATCCTCCTGAACAAGACCGACCTGGTGCCCGCCGCCGAGCGCGAGGCCCTGAAGGCGCGCCTGCGCGGCCTCAACCGGATGGCGCGCATCCACGAGGTCTGCCAGAGCGCCGTGCCGCTGGACCAGGTCCTCGGCATCGAGGCCTTCGAGTTCACCTCGCGCTTCGGCGCCGAGGCGGCTCACGGTGACGAGCACCACCACGATCCCGGCGTCGGGTCGGTCTCGTTCCACTTCGAGCGCCCCTTCGACCAGGTGAAGCTCAACACCTTCTTCTGCGACCTGCTCCGGCATCATGGCAACGATATCTATCGCTGCAAGGGCGTGGTGGACGTCGCGGGCCTCGACGAGCCCCTGGTCTTTCAGGGGGTGGCCACGCTGTTCGCGACCTCCAGCGGCACCTGGCGCGAAGGTGCGCCCAGGCGCACGCGGGCCGTCTTCATCGGGCGGAACCTGGATCGCGCGCGCCTCGAGGCAGGGATGATCGCCTGTCAGGCCTGA
- the pdhA gene encoding pyruvate dehydrogenase (acetyl-transferring) E1 component subunit alpha — translation MDKQLALEWYRKMALIRRFEEKCAEGYAYAKIGGFLHLYIGQEAVAVGAISALNDDDDIVTHYRDHGHAIARGLDTNSLMAELYGKATGCSKGRGGSMHFADASKHFWGGYALVGAHLPIAVGLAMASQYRGEDRLAMAIFGDGSTNNGGFHESLNMAAVFKLPVIFLIENNLYSMGVALQRDSAISDLYKRAASYGILGEAFDGMDVEATHEATKRAVAHVRAGNGPVLLEAKTYRFRGHSMADPEMYRSKEEVEFWKQKDPIVTWKARCVEAGIATAAEFDEVEAAANREAEESVKFADESPEPELSTLCDNIYANPIGQTDCQLV, via the coding sequence GTGGATAAGCAGCTAGCCCTGGAATGGTACCGCAAGATGGCCCTCATCCGGCGCTTCGAGGAGAAGTGCGCGGAGGGCTACGCCTATGCCAAGATCGGGGGCTTCCTACACCTGTACATCGGGCAGGAAGCCGTCGCCGTCGGCGCCATCTCGGCGCTCAACGACGACGACGACATCGTCACCCACTACCGCGATCACGGCCATGCCATCGCCCGGGGCCTCGACACCAACTCCCTGATGGCTGAGCTCTACGGCAAGGCCACCGGCTGCAGCAAGGGCCGCGGCGGCTCGATGCACTTCGCCGACGCGAGCAAGCACTTCTGGGGCGGCTACGCCCTGGTCGGCGCCCACCTGCCGATCGCGGTCGGCCTCGCGATGGCCAGCCAGTACCGGGGTGAGGACCGCCTCGCCATGGCCATCTTCGGTGACGGCTCGACCAACAACGGCGGCTTCCACGAGTCGCTGAACATGGCGGCGGTATTCAAGCTGCCGGTCATCTTCCTGATCGAGAACAACCTCTACTCCATGGGCGTGGCGCTGCAGCGCGACTCGGCCATCAGCGACCTCTACAAGCGCGCCGCCTCCTACGGCATCCTCGGCGAGGCCTTCGACGGCATGGACGTCGAGGCGACCCACGAGGCCACCAAGCGCGCCGTCGCGCACGTCCGCGCCGGCAACGGCCCGGTGCTGCTCGAGGCCAAGACCTACCGGTTCCGCGGCCACTCCATGGCCGACCCCGAGATGTACCGCTCGAAGGAAGAAGTCGAGTTCTGGAAGCAAAAGGACCCGATCGTCACCTGGAAGGCCCGCTGCGTCGAGGCCGGCATCGCCACCGCCGCCGAGTTCGACGAGGTGGAGGCCGCCGCCAATCGCGAGGCCGAGGAGTCGGTCAAGTTCGCCGACGAGAGCCCCGAACCCGAGCTCTCCACCCTTTGCGACAACATCTACGCCAACCCCATCGGGCAGACCGATTGTCAGCTCGTGTAG
- a CDS encoding adenylate/guanylate cyclase domain-containing protein, translated as MHCHACRYELPTHALFCAQCGVRQLIDAESAAEAAGDRRVVTVLFADVSGFTAMSEKLDPEQVTAIVNRFFAVLTEPIYRFGGVVDKYIGDAIMALFGAPIAHEDDPERAVRAAFDMQLAAAAFAEELQAQTGITLKVRIGIHTGLVVTGAVGGAQKRDYTVMGDTVNLAQQMEGAARPGKVLVTHETYRHATQAMDFAPLEPIRVKGKVDPVLVYELVGPKAEPAARIEPVAMVGREAELAILERAFAEAAAAEPGVVLLSGEAGIGKSLLSSALVFGLDPSREVDAQRVRAISYEQATPYALLSDFILRWLGVKKQETPDGIRSRLRQRVEALEPLPGEDRKRTILAVSYLLGIGSESAEFAQLTPQQRRTMAFRAFNGLLLGHARERPMLLNFEDLHWADEASIEWIQSLFDALATREFQQSRVLVLCQARPVEGSPLTRWRVPIAQTTLVLRPLNQTESWALVALQLGLPQEPDAWPEELRKLGEQVLSRGEGNPLFLRELVRSLEEAGVLERDATGAWQVVKTAASQLPSTVSGVIRSRLDRLGPSLRSVLQLASVVGRNFEPGLIATVSEQPEVADPLDALVSAEFLHRRSSGEWQFYQALIHETVYNSLLLATRRDLHRKVGQALEQQLGDRCEQSPEVLARHFLLGEVPSKALYYLFRSGEKALRGFSNQEALHCFEECLALMDRGTDLSATPSRAEVLLALSELLSTTGQYAQAIAHLKTVLAEQDQPHERAETMRRLGGIYNLQGQYGEAMAYYEQGLSDLLACEAPLVRARILLDQALSLFRQGRYQEVVALCQLSLAALNDDAHPKETAMAMSILGIVCYRQNQLSAAEAYHMQAAELRERIQDVFGVASSLNNLGALYLELGDWARCAENYERSLRLYEQIGDVSRQIIQMNNLGDLLRNRGDLAQALDFHRQALDRSREIQDSFGAGVAAVGMGLVLVAGDRAEEAIERLQEGIGIMRGINAVEVLPEALAALAKAYHLGARDPEAREALRQALAQAQDNKSDAQVGLTQTAAALIHAERDELVEARQAIREALTALGEAGAPIELARATAVEARILAAMGDRAAADRKREEAAAVFDRLGAKLDQQALELHFRLT; from the coding sequence TTGCACTGCCACGCCTGCCGATACGAGCTTCCCACCCATGCCCTCTTCTGCGCGCAGTGCGGTGTTCGCCAGCTGATAGACGCCGAGAGCGCCGCCGAGGCTGCGGGTGATCGCCGCGTGGTCACGGTGCTGTTCGCGGACGTCTCGGGCTTCACCGCCATGAGCGAGAAGCTCGACCCCGAGCAGGTCACGGCCATCGTGAACCGGTTCTTCGCGGTGCTCACCGAGCCGATCTATCGCTTCGGCGGGGTGGTGGACAAGTACATCGGGGACGCGATCATGGCCCTCTTCGGGGCCCCCATCGCCCACGAGGACGATCCCGAGCGGGCGGTGCGCGCCGCCTTCGACATGCAGCTCGCCGCCGCCGCCTTCGCCGAGGAGCTGCAGGCCCAGACCGGCATCACCCTCAAGGTGCGCATCGGGATCCACACGGGCCTGGTCGTCACGGGTGCGGTCGGCGGCGCTCAGAAGCGCGATTACACCGTCATGGGCGACACCGTGAACCTTGCCCAGCAGATGGAGGGCGCCGCGCGCCCGGGCAAGGTCCTCGTCACCCACGAGACCTACCGGCACGCCACGCAGGCCATGGACTTCGCCCCCCTCGAGCCGATCCGGGTCAAGGGCAAGGTCGATCCGGTCCTCGTCTACGAGCTGGTCGGCCCCAAGGCCGAGCCCGCTGCGCGGATCGAGCCCGTGGCCATGGTGGGGCGAGAGGCCGAGCTTGCGATCCTCGAGCGGGCCTTCGCCGAGGCCGCAGCCGCCGAGCCTGGCGTGGTCCTGCTATCGGGCGAGGCCGGCATCGGCAAGTCCCTGCTCTCGAGCGCCCTGGTCTTCGGCCTGGATCCCTCGCGCGAGGTGGATGCCCAGCGGGTACGCGCCATCTCCTACGAGCAGGCGACGCCCTACGCCCTGTTGAGCGACTTCATCCTTCGCTGGCTCGGCGTCAAGAAGCAGGAGACGCCGGACGGGATCCGCTCGCGCCTGCGGCAGCGCGTCGAGGCCCTCGAGCCCTTGCCCGGCGAGGACCGGAAGCGCACGATCCTGGCCGTCTCCTATTTGCTCGGCATCGGTTCGGAGAGCGCCGAGTTCGCTCAGCTCACCCCGCAGCAGCGCCGCACCATGGCTTTTCGGGCCTTCAACGGCCTGCTGCTCGGCCATGCGCGCGAGCGGCCCATGCTCCTCAACTTCGAGGACCTGCACTGGGCGGACGAGGCCTCGATCGAGTGGATCCAGTCCCTGTTCGACGCCCTGGCGACCCGCGAGTTCCAGCAGAGCCGGGTCCTCGTGCTGTGCCAGGCCCGGCCGGTCGAGGGCAGCCCGCTGACGCGGTGGCGCGTCCCGATCGCGCAAACGACCCTCGTCCTGCGCCCCCTGAACCAGACCGAGAGCTGGGCCCTGGTGGCGCTCCAGCTGGGCCTGCCGCAGGAGCCGGACGCATGGCCCGAGGAGCTTCGCAAGCTCGGCGAGCAGGTGCTCTCGCGGGGCGAGGGGAATCCCCTCTTCTTGCGAGAGCTCGTGCGCTCGCTCGAGGAGGCGGGCGTGCTCGAGCGCGACGCGACGGGCGCCTGGCAAGTCGTCAAGACCGCCGCGAGCCAGCTGCCCAGCACGGTGAGCGGCGTCATCCGTTCGCGCCTCGATCGGCTCGGTCCCTCGCTGCGCTCGGTGCTTCAGCTGGCTTCGGTCGTCGGGCGAAACTTCGAGCCCGGCCTGATCGCGACCGTCTCCGAGCAGCCCGAGGTCGCCGACCCGCTCGATGCGCTGGTGAGCGCCGAGTTCCTGCATCGCAGGTCGTCCGGCGAGTGGCAATTCTACCAGGCCCTCATCCACGAGACGGTCTACAACTCGCTTTTGCTCGCGACGCGCCGGGACCTGCACCGCAAGGTGGGCCAGGCGCTAGAGCAGCAGCTCGGCGATCGCTGCGAGCAGAGCCCCGAGGTGCTCGCGCGCCACTTCCTGCTCGGCGAGGTGCCCTCCAAGGCGCTCTACTACCTCTTTCGATCCGGCGAGAAGGCGCTGCGCGGTTTCTCGAACCAGGAAGCCCTTCACTGCTTCGAGGAGTGCCTTGCCCTCATGGACCGCGGGACGGACCTAAGCGCGACGCCCTCGCGCGCCGAGGTCCTGCTCGCCCTCTCGGAGCTGCTTTCGACCACCGGCCAGTACGCGCAGGCGATCGCGCACCTGAAAACGGTGCTCGCCGAGCAGGATCAGCCGCACGAGCGTGCCGAGACCATGCGCCGCCTGGGGGGGATCTACAACCTGCAGGGCCAGTACGGCGAGGCGATGGCCTACTACGAGCAAGGCCTCTCGGACCTCCTGGCATGCGAGGCGCCCCTCGTGCGGGCGCGCATCCTCCTGGACCAGGCCCTCAGCCTGTTTCGCCAGGGCCGCTACCAGGAGGTCGTCGCGCTCTGCCAGCTAAGCCTCGCGGCCCTGAACGACGACGCGCATCCCAAGGAGACGGCGATGGCCATGAGCATCCTCGGGATCGTCTGCTACCGGCAGAACCAGCTGAGCGCGGCCGAGGCGTATCACATGCAGGCCGCGGAGCTGCGCGAGCGGATCCAGGACGTGTTCGGCGTGGCCTCGAGCCTCAACAACCTGGGCGCCCTCTACCTGGAGCTCGGGGACTGGGCGCGCTGCGCCGAGAACTACGAGCGGAGCCTGCGCCTGTACGAGCAGATCGGCGATGTGAGCCGACAGATCATCCAGATGAACAACCTGGGAGATCTGCTGCGCAACCGGGGCGATCTCGCCCAGGCCCTGGACTTCCATCGGCAGGCCCTGGACCGGAGCCGGGAGATCCAGGATTCGTTCGGGGCCGGGGTGGCCGCGGTCGGCATGGGGCTCGTGCTGGTGGCGGGCGATCGCGCCGAGGAGGCCATCGAGCGACTCCAGGAAGGCATCGGGATCATGCGCGGCATCAATGCGGTCGAGGTCCTGCCCGAGGCCCTGGCGGCGCTCGCCAAGGCCTACCATCTCGGCGCGCGCGATCCCGAGGCCCGCGAGGCACTGCGGCAAGCCCTCGCCCAGGCGCAAGACAACAAGAGCGACGCCCAGGTCGGGCTGACCCAGACGGCCGCGGCCCTGATTCACGCCGAGCGCGATGAGCTCGTCGAGGCCCGGCAGGCGATCCGAGAGGCGCTAACGGCCCTCGGCGAGGCCGGCGCGCCCATCGAGCTTGCCCGCGCCACCGCGGTCGAGGCTCGGATCCTGGCGGCGATGGGCGATCGCGCCGCGGCGGATCGCAAGCGCGAGGAAGCCGCCGCCGTCTTCGATCGGCTCGGGGCGAAGCTCGACCAGCAGGCGCTCGAGCTTCATTTCCGCTTAACATAA
- a CDS encoding response regulator transcription factor: MAKILVADDDPNIRLLLQKQLEYEGYSVMTVASGKAAIDTARRELPDLLILDLMMPDVDGLEVCRTIRPEMVTPIIMLTAKGTDTDKVVGLAVGADEYMTKPFSLIELTARVKANLRRVDRLKRSMVDSPNRMAVDGLIIDTDQHVVSIHDEPIELPFKEYSLLHLLVSNLGKAISRDSILYRVWGDDFFGDDRVVDVHICRLREKLERFESCPVQIKTVRGVGYRCVKVKEAVKA; this comes from the coding sequence ATGGCGAAAATCTTGGTTGCAGACGACGATCCCAACATCCGTCTGCTTCTCCAGAAGCAGCTCGAGTACGAAGGTTACAGCGTCATGACCGTGGCGAGCGGCAAGGCCGCCATCGACACGGCCCGGCGCGAGTTGCCCGACCTGTTGATCCTCGATCTGATGATGCCCGACGTCGATGGCCTGGAGGTCTGTCGGACCATCCGGCCGGAGATGGTCACCCCGATCATCATGCTCACGGCCAAGGGAACCGACACCGACAAGGTGGTGGGCCTCGCGGTGGGCGCGGACGAGTACATGACCAAGCCCTTCAGCCTGATCGAGCTGACGGCGCGCGTCAAGGCGAACCTGCGCCGGGTGGATCGCCTCAAGCGCAGCATGGTGGACTCGCCCAACCGGATGGCGGTCGACGGCCTGATCATCGACACGGACCAGCACGTCGTCTCGATCCACGACGAGCCCATCGAGCTCCCCTTCAAGGAGTACTCCCTCTTGCACCTCCTGGTGAGCAACCTGGGCAAGGCGATCAGCCGCGACTCCATCCTGTACCGGGTCTGGGGGGACGACTTCTTCGGGGACGACCGCGTGGTGGACGTGCACATCTGCCGGTTGCGCGAGAAGCTGGAGCGCTTCGAGAGCTGTCCGGTCCAGATCAAGACGGTGCGCGGGGTCGGTTACCGCTGCGTGAAGGTCAAGGAGGCCGTGAAGGCCTAG
- a CDS encoding alpha-ketoacid dehydrogenase subunit beta, whose translation MRTITVRQAIQEALREEMRRDENVFLMGEDIAYYGSAYGVTKGFVDEFGEKRVKDTPISETAIIGAATGAALAGLRPIPEIMSINFALQALDQVINHSAKMSYMFGGQMKVPMVLRTPSGWSQLAATHSQTLELLFAYIPGLKVVMPSTPYDHKGLLKSAIRDDDPVIFIEHALIYGAKGEVPEEEYLVPIGKSVVRRPGKDVTVVSYSRMAMLAMEAANDLAAEGIDVEVIDLRTLRPLDMEPVIESVKKTNRVVVAEEGWKTYGIGAEVQSRIYEEAFDYIDAPVRRVAGIEVPAPYNKHLEMAAYPHKANIVAAIREVLK comes from the coding sequence ATGCGTACCATTACCGTCCGCCAGGCCATCCAGGAAGCCCTCCGCGAGGAGATGCGCCGCGACGAGAACGTCTTCCTGATGGGCGAGGACATCGCCTACTACGGCAGCGCCTATGGCGTCACCAAGGGCTTCGTCGACGAGTTCGGCGAGAAGCGCGTCAAGGACACCCCCATCTCTGAGACCGCCATCATCGGCGCCGCGACGGGCGCCGCCCTCGCGGGCCTGCGCCCGATCCCCGAGATCATGAGCATCAACTTCGCGCTCCAGGCCCTCGACCAGGTCATCAACCACTCGGCCAAGATGAGCTACATGTTCGGCGGCCAGATGAAGGTGCCCATGGTCCTGCGCACCCCTTCGGGCTGGAGTCAGCTCGCCGCGACCCACTCGCAGACCCTCGAGCTGCTCTTCGCCTACATCCCCGGTCTCAAGGTCGTCATGCCGAGCACCCCTTATGACCACAAGGGCCTGCTCAAGAGCGCGATCCGCGACGACGATCCGGTCATCTTCATCGAGCATGCCCTGATCTACGGCGCCAAGGGCGAGGTCCCCGAGGAGGAGTACCTGGTCCCCATCGGCAAGTCGGTGGTCCGCCGCCCCGGCAAGGACGTCACCGTCGTCTCCTACTCGCGCATGGCGATGCTCGCCATGGAAGCCGCCAACGACCTGGCCGCCGAGGGCATCGACGTGGAGGTCATCGACCTTCGCACCCTGCGCCCGCTCGACATGGAGCCCGTGATCGAGTCGGTCAAGAAGACCAACCGCGTGGTGGTCGCCGAGGAAGGCTGGAAGACCTACGGCATCGGCGCCGAGGTCCAGTCGCGGATCTACGAGGAGGCGTTCGACTACATCGATGCCCCCGTGCGTCGCGTGGCCGGCATCGAGGTGCCCGCTCCCTACAACAAGCACCTCGAGATGGCGGCGTACCCGCACAAGGCGAACATCGTCGCGGCCATCCGCGAGGTCCTGAAGTAG
- a CDS encoding carboxymuconolactone decarboxylase family protein, which yields MARIAPVPVESAPEGVKSVFDTFMAARGNVPNMFRTLALVPELVTTLQAHFAAVLNAGTVELKLKELIVVRVSQINNCDYCLASHTKISKQLGATDETHAALKCAVDSTEFTAREKAAIAFAERLTVDSLGVDDAMFARLKEHFSDSEIVELAAVAGLFNYFNRFNNALQVDITR from the coding sequence ATGGCCCGAATCGCGCCCGTCCCCGTCGAGTCCGCCCCCGAAGGCGTCAAGTCGGTGTTCGATACCTTCATGGCCGCGCGGGGAAACGTCCCAAACATGTTCAGGACCCTCGCCCTGGTGCCCGAGCTGGTGACGACGCTCCAGGCGCACTTCGCCGCGGTCCTCAACGCCGGCACCGTCGAGCTGAAGCTCAAGGAGCTCATCGTGGTGCGCGTCTCCCAGATCAACAACTGTGACTACTGCCTGGCGTCGCACACCAAGATCTCGAAGCAGCTGGGCGCCACCGACGAGACCCACGCGGCCCTGAAGTGCGCGGTCGATTCGACCGAGTTCACCGCGCGAGAGAAGGCCGCGATCGCCTTCGCGGAGCGCCTCACCGTCGATTCGCTGGGGGTGGACGATGCCATGTTCGCCCGGCTGAAGGAGCACTTCAGCGACTCCGAGATCGTCGAGCTCGCTGCGGTCGCGGGCCTCTTCAACTACTTCAACCGCTTCAACAACGCCCTGCAGGTCGACATCACCCGCTGA
- a CDS encoding periplasmic heavy metal sensor encodes MKARILPALFALTLGLATLGAPAAFAGPDGPRGHGDVQRMVERRMDRMFRHLEVTPEQRTKLEEIHRKQTEFAKAQRQVLKSKEKELSTLLKSPSATRDQALAKNREIDGIKQKLSESRIQSWFDSRAVLTPEQLKKMEAFDFGAREGKGFRRDRDDKGQR; translated from the coding sequence ATGAAAGCCCGAATCCTTCCTGCCCTGTTCGCCTTGACCCTGGGCCTTGCGACCCTGGGCGCCCCCGCAGCGTTCGCCGGTCCCGACGGCCCGCGAGGCCACGGCGACGTGCAGCGCATGGTCGAGCGACGGATGGACCGCATGTTCCGGCACCTGGAGGTGACCCCCGAGCAGCGCACCAAGCTCGAGGAGATCCACCGCAAGCAGACCGAGTTCGCCAAGGCCCAGCGCCAGGTACTCAAGTCCAAGGAGAAGGAGCTGAGCACCCTGCTCAAGAGCCCTTCGGCCACCAGGGACCAGGCCCTCGCCAAGAACCGCGAGATCGACGGCATCAAGCAGAAGCTGAGCGAGTCGCGCATCCAGTCCTGGTTCGACTCGCGCGCGGTGCTGACCCCCGAGCAGCTCAAGAAGATGGAGGCCTTCGACTTCGGCGCCCGCGAGGGCAAGGGCTTCCGTCGCGACCGCGACGACAAGGGCCAGCGCTAG
- a CDS encoding methylated-DNA--[protein]-cysteine S-methyltransferase — MTDVSHRFFERVYALVSQIPSGQVATYGQIAHLLGAPRAARAVGYALAHLPSDTRIPWQRVVNQQGRVSPRGIGTLPGDRQRALLEQEGLGFDAEGRLDLRRLRWEGPPA, encoded by the coding sequence ATGACCGACGTCTCTCACCGCTTCTTCGAGCGGGTCTACGCCCTCGTCTCTCAGATACCCAGCGGACAGGTGGCCACCTACGGCCAGATCGCCCACCTGCTCGGGGCCCCCAGGGCCGCGCGCGCCGTCGGCTACGCGCTCGCTCACCTGCCGAGCGACACGCGCATCCCCTGGCAGCGGGTCGTCAACCAGCAAGGCCGGGTCAGCCCCCGGGGGATCGGGACGCTGCCGGGCGACCGCCAGCGCGCCCTGCTCGAGCAGGAGGGGCTTGGCTTCGACGCCGAGGGGCGCCTGGACCTCCGGCGCCTGCGCTGGGAAGGCCCGCCGGCATGA